The Arachis hypogaea cultivar Tifrunner chromosome 14, arahy.Tifrunner.gnm2.J5K5, whole genome shotgun sequence genome has a segment encoding these proteins:
- the LOC114925209 gene encoding uncharacterized protein has product MTTNLVECINGVLKGARNLLVTALVKATFYRMNELFTRKRDDAETRRRAGHLFSKIVTEKIQQNLIAAENIMVSCFDRQNEVFEVREMPSGVEYAVDLRRRHCDSGYFQVDRFPCRHVFACCANQRLDWQVYVHEVYRMDEIRKVYRARFRPLGNPTTWPVYGGPRMIPNPSLKRVTKGRP; this is encoded by the coding sequence ATGACGACAAATCTAGTGGAGTGCATCAATGGGGTGttgaagggtgcacgcaatctTCTCGTCACAGCACTTGTAAAGGCGACTTTTTACAGAATGAATGAATTATTCACAAGGAAAAGGGATGATGCTGAGACTCGTCGTCGAGCCGGACACTTATTCTCCAAAATAGTGACTGAAAAGATTCAGCAAAATTTGATTGCGGCTGAAAACATCATGGTTAGTTGCTTCGATAGGCAGAATGAGGTTTTCGAGGTGAGGGAGATGCCCAGTGGTGTTGAGTATGCGGTAGACCTACGACGTAGGCACTGTGACTCTGGTTATTTTCAGGTAGATCGCTTTCCATGTCGTCACGTTTTTGCATGTTGTGCAAACCAACGTCTTGATTGGCAAGTTTACGTTCATGAGGTGTATCGGATGGATGAGATCCGAAAGGTGTACAGAGCTAGATTTAGGCCATTGGGCAACCCAACAACATGGCCCGTGTATGGAGGGCCACGGATGATACCTAATCCTTCACTTAAGAGAGTTACCAAAGGTCGTCCCTAA